The Pecten maximus unplaced genomic scaffold, xPecMax1.1, whole genome shotgun sequence DNA segment CATAGACACCGTCATCAGATCCTACACATCTATTGATTAAATTATGTGTTTCAAACATAAAAATCTTTAGTATGGTTTATGTACAACTTTTAGTTTTACAGAGTATAAACATTATCCAtctttaaaacattattctCTAGAGTGTGAGAAGCTtcttgtttatacatatatttgttttacatcatattattcgtctatatatatttaaatggaTATCTCTGTACGAGagtgtataatgtatattggcaTATTGGCATGTATTAGTAAATGCGCACACATGTCCGCATGAAATGTGAACAATATATCTGATACGCTTATGTTGTCATATAATAATACTTTTGCATACTATATGCCATATAAGCCTTCAATTCCATAATGTATACTGCATGTATACTACTTAATCAATTTCACTTTGTACTGCATCAGAAAATAATTCCAAATTGTATACTGacaattattcaaaattaataaacaattaaaatgcaattttaatatcatttatacatgCTAAGGagtaaattaaaatacatcTTGAATTATGTAGCATATATTAAATGCTTGTTATAGTCCCTATCAAAGGGTTTCATAACAGAGTGAGGGCGCAGGGTTATGGAGGTGAAAGGTCACGCGCAgtgattttactatatatacctattacaCGGTAACAGTAGCTACCCAGCCACTGAAACAGACTGCATCACTAATGGACACAAGTCAAGGTCAGTTTGTGTTTACATCATTTTAAGGTTGGAATTTATCTACTATTTGTTCTTATGCAATGGATTCCgttgatgtattgattctggGTCATAGCTTTGTGAGAAGGTTACGAGATGATTTGACAGGTTCATGGTCAAATTTAGGTTTCGACCTTGACTCGGTTCGCGTCCATTGTGTAGGAAAAGGGGGCAGTCGGGTTCGCGACATCTCATCTATGTCTACCTCAATTTCTGAAATCCACCCTAAAGTTGTACTGTTGCAAATCGGTGGTAATGATTTTGATTCTGTGGATCACGAGGATATTAAGGATCGTTTAGCAAGTGACTTACTTTCCATAGCACAGTGGCTTCGCGCGGGATTCGGTGTAACCCACGTTGGAATAATGCAACTTTTTTATCGTGCTAAGACAAGATCGATAGCGGTTAGTTTGTATAACAGAGGTGTAGACTTCGTTAACAGTAACATCAAATTAATGTGTGATCAGTCGGAAGGATGTTTTTATTGGAGACACAAGGGTCTGAAGACCGCAGCCTTTGTTTGCTTAAACAAAGATGGCGTACATCTTTCACCCGCGGGCCTTCGCAAGTTCAAGTACTCTGTGCGTGGGGCAATCCTGCAGGGCATACGATTGGCTAAAGGCAGCAACTCTGACCCTCGTGACCTTTCCATATAAGGTTGGTAGTACTACGGTCTATTTCGCGCATGTGCGAGATGTTGTTTACTTCCGCCCAGGGCCGTTCTTTGTGTACAATAAATTAGAAACTAGATCGCTTCTGTACCGTTCAGAATTGACTTAAGAGAGCAGACATGTTTATGGATAAGTCGGTATCATTTGTTAGTCTGTTTGTATTTGGATtagtttattaattatatatcgGTTTATACTCAGCTTGCTAGTTAAAATAGGTCATGAGCCTACTAACCGATTTGTTTAGTTCATTCACGGAAACGGTATTACGTTGAATTGTGCAGAATTAGGCCTAATTAAAGAACGTGGTCACTTTACATCAGAGGACATTGTCGTGCACTTATGAATGATATCTATCATATACCTAGTGATTATTAGCTTGTTAATAATTAACACATTGTCGTATGGCAAAAGCTACATTAGATTGTATATGTTACTCGAGCTTTAAACTTGTAATGTTGGGTAACATGAGCTTAAGTAGAAAATGTATTACTCCTAATCAAATAACGTGATGACAATATGCTGCCCTGGATTATTATCAGGTTTAAATAACTATGATCAAAGTTCATACGGTTTAGTACCTTGTGTCTAGTTGATCAactttttgtttatattgtgcATCATTAATTGTTGTGCAGGACTTTCTGTCCGGTTGAACaacatttgtttatgttgtgcAGGACCTTGTGTCCGGTTGAACAACattttggtttatattgtgCAGAATGAATTGTTGTGCAGGACCTTGTGTCCGGTTGAACAACttgttgttgatattgtgaATAGTTAATTGTTGTGCAGGACCTTGTGTCCGGTTGAAcaacattttgttgatattgtgCATAGTTAATTGTTGTGCAGGACCTTGTGTCCGGTTGAACAACATTGTTGATATTGTGCATAGTTAATTGTTGTGCAGGACCTTGTGTCCGGTTGAACAACTTTTGCTTTATATTGTGCATATTAATTGTTGTGCAGGACCTTGTGTTCGGTTGAACAACATTTCCTGTGGCACAAACTTTTGAGGACATAGTTCGTTCCTTCGATTTCATTTTCAGGCTCCACCGGACCTATCCGGAGATCTCGCAGAAGGGCGGCGGTTAACCATAGCATTATATCTAGGCCACATACCCAGTCAGGGAGGAATG contains these protein-coding regions:
- the LOC117320799 gene encoding uncharacterized protein LOC117320799 gives rise to the protein MDSVDVLILGHSFVRRLRDDLTGSWSNLGFDLDSVRVHCVGKGGSRVRDISSMSTSISEIHPKVVLLQIGGNDFDSVDHEDIKDRLASDLLSIAQWLRAGFGVTHVGIMQLFYRAKTRSIAVSLYNRGVDFVNSNIKLMCDQSEGCFYWRHKGLKTAAFVCLNKDGVHLSPAGLRKFKYSVRGAILQGIRLAKGSNSDPRDLSI